TGGTGCCATGCCTGTTCACCTCATAAAGTTTAATTTTTAATTCTCTTGCCGCACCAGCAGTCGGGCCGGTGGCAGCTATTGTCTGACTGATTGACAAGGTCCTGAAAGGTCGTACCGTCATAGACGACCTCAAGGGCCTCCCTTGCCTTGTCCCAGAGCGGCCGGAAGACGCAGTCCTCATAAAGCGAGCAGTCGTCCTCCATGCGCGTTCCGCACTCCACCGGGCCCAGCGGCCCCTGAATGAAGCGTATCACCTCGCCCACCGTGATCGCATCGGCAGGCTTCGCAAGAAAATATCCGCCGTCCTTGCCGCGCGCGGAATCGACGACGCCGGCGCTCTTCAGGCTGCTCAGAATATTCTCGAGAAAGCGGACGGGGATATTCTGAGCCTCGGCGACCGCGCCGATCTTGCACGGCCCCTCCTGCTGCCGTCGCGCGAGCTCGTATATCGCTCTCAAAGCGTATTGACATTTTTGTGTGATCGCCATAATCCTCACCTTCTCTACCAACTTAGTGTAGATTACAGCGCGCCGATATATTTGTCAAGAGAGGTCGGCAAGATTTTGTAAAAGTTTGCGGATAAAATAGTATTCCTCCGGCGGGCGTCAAGCGCAGCGCCGGGAAAAACCCATGCAATGAGAGAGGGATAATCCGGCGGAGGCTGCCGCCGTAATGCCGCTATGCCTTATAATAATGGCTATAACTTTTGAAGGGGCTGTTTCAATGAAACTTGTAACGATCAGGAGCAGGGGGACGGAAGCCGCCGCGGTGATGATCGAACGCGGTTTTGTGAGGATAGATACTCTCAACGAGGAAAAACGTTCCAGCTGGCCGGAGACGCTGGGGGAGCTTGTCGGAAGCGGGCAGGCGGAGCTGCTGAACCGCTGGTATCTCGCGGGCGGCAGGACGGTCCTTGAGAATATGAGCCGCAGGCTGATAGTGACGCCAGATGAGGCGGAGATCACAGGCGAGGTCTATCAGACGGCGGACGAGGAGTAGGGCGGGGGATAGGCCCGCCCGCCGCATAAAGAACGGGAGGCCCGCCGTCCGGCAGGGGCCTCCCGTTTTAATTTTGACCGGCGGCTTCCTAGAACCCGGCGCCGTCGGCGGTGAACATGTTTTCGTATGCGCCGGGGATCTGAAGTTTCTTACGCAGCTGTATCTTCGGCATTCCTACGACGACGAGGCCGGAGGACGGGTCCACATGATACCGCTCGGTGTCGGCTACGGGGTCGAAGCCTATCGAGGTGCCGTTGGGGATGACGTTGTGCGCGTCAACGATCACGCGGCGCAGGCGGCAGTTTTCCCCGATATGGACGTTCTGCCCGATGATCGTCTCTTCGATGACGGAGCCGGAGTTGATCACGCAGTTGCGCGACAGCACGCTTTTGCGTACGTACGCGCCGAGCACGCGGCTCGCTTCGGCGCGCAGGCAGCCGTCGACGGAGCAGGAGTGATCGTTAGCCGGGTAGGTGAATCCGGGCGGATCGGAGTAGGAGACGGTCCTGATGGGCCATTGCTGGTTGTAGAGCGAGAGCGCCGATGGGTGGCGCAGCAGGTCCATGTGGGCCTCCCAGTAGGCTTTGATGCTTCCCACGTCTTTCCAGTAGGGGCGGTCGTCGCCGGGCAGCTTGTTGGTCGAGAAATCATAGGCCATCAGTTTGTAGCCCTTGAAGAGCATCGGCAGGATGTCCCGTCCGAAATCATGGCTGCTGTCCTTGCGCTCGTTGTCCGAGAGCACCGATTCTTCGAGTATCTCGCGCTCAAAGATGTAGTTTCCCATAGAGACGAAGCTGTAGCCGGGACGTCCGGGAATCTCCGGCGGGACGGCCGGTTTTTCTACGAAATCTATGATGCGCCCCTCCGCGTCGGTGGCGATGCAGCCGAACTGACTTGCCTCCGATGAGGGGACGACATAGGCCGCCACCGTAATGTCGGCGTTATTATCCATGTGATAGGCCAGCATCTGTTCCACATCCATCTTGTAGACGTGGTCCGCCGCGAAGATGCAGACGCGGTCGGCGTCGAAGAGCGTCACAAGGTGCATGTTCTGGAAGATGGCGTCCGCCGTGCCCTCGTACCAGCGTTCGCCGTCCCACATCTGGGCGGGGACGACGTTGACGAAGAAGTCGCGTCCGCGCAGCGCGCTGCCGAACTGCCACCCTTTGCCGATGTGTTCATGGAGGGACTGGCTCTTGAACTGTATGAGGCAATATATCGAAAAGAGCCCGCTGTTCACCATGTTTGAAAGTGCGAAATCTATTATGCGGTATTTTGCGGCGAAGGGTACGGCGGGCTTCGCCCTGTACCTCGTCAGAGGCATCAGTCGTTCTCCCTTTCCTCCCGCAAGGACCATTCCGAGTACGCGTCCGTATTTTCCGTGAATCATTGAAGAAGGCCTCCTTTTCAAAGGATTACTGCTATGAAACTGGGTTTTGCCGTTAACGCTTACCTTATTGCCTGTTATTATAGACTATTTAAATGTAAACGTCTATTAATCAGAACTGATGATATTCCTGTACAGCGCCGCGTATTCCTTCGCCGACGAGTTCCAGGAAAAGTCCTCCTTCATCGCGTTTCTTACGATCCTGCTCCACCGTTCGGGCTCATCTTTCGCCGCGAGGGCGCGATTCAGCGCCTCCTCGAGCTCCGCGATGCTGTAGTCGGTAAAGAGGAAGCCGGTGCCGTCCGGCGAACTGTCCGCGTCGATGACGGTGTCTGCGAGGCCGCCGGTGGCGCGCGCGACCGGGATGGTGCCGTAGGCGAAGGCGATGAGCTGCGAAAGGCCGCAGGGCTCGAATAGCGACGGCATCAGCAGGATGTCTCCGGCGGCGTACGCGAGGTGGGCGCTCTCTTCGCTGAAGGCGGTCACCGTTCGCACCGAAGAGGAATGGCTGGTCTCGAAGTCGGAGAGCTTCCTGTTGTAGAATTCGTTGCCCGAGCCGATGATGAGGGCGAATATTTTATCGGGCATAAAACGCTCCAATGCCTCAAGCATGATGTCGACGCCCTTCTGTTCCGTGAGGCGTCCGACGAAGATGATCAGCGGCCGTCCGTCGTCCTCCCAGCCGAAGCCCTCCATCAGCGCGCGGCGGCAGCTTTTCTTGCCGTCCCGGTGGCTGACGTCGTAATGCGCCGGCAGCAGCGGGTCCGTGTGAGGATTCCAGACGTCGTAGTCGATGCCGTTCAGTATCCCGCGCAGCTTGCTCTTGTTCGTCGACATCACGCCGTCGAGGCCGAAGCCGCCGTCATGCGTCTGGATGTCCCATGAATAGCTGGGGCTCACCGTCGTCACCGCCTCCGAGGTGTTTATCGCCCCCTTCATAAGGTTGACGAGCCCGTAGAACTCAAGCGACGCCGGGTCAAGCGCCGAGAAAGAGTCTGGAAGGAATCCCCACCCGTTGAGGCATTCCTGCTGGAAGAGGCCCTGATGCGCCATGTTGTGTATCGTGTAGACGCTGTCGAAGTCGCCGGCCATGGAAGAGTAGTGCCGGTGCCAGCGCAGGGCACTGGGGATTATCGCCGTCGGCCAGTCATGGGCGTGGATGATCTGCGGTTTCCAGCGCGCGGCGCGGGAGAGTTCAAAGGCCGCGTAGGAGAGGAAGATCATCGGCTCGGCGGTGGCCGCGCTCATCTCTTCAGGATAGATGTTTTCGTTCGCGAACAGCTCGTCGTTTTCCAGAATGTAAATGGGAAGCCCGTCGATAGAGGCGCGCCAGAGCTTTGCGGAGAGGGAGCGCCAGTTAAGGGCCGCGGAGACGGTCCCCAGCGGGCGGCTGGGCAGCGCGGAGAGCTCCCGTGCCCTGTCCAGCACGCCGGGCCAGGCCGGCATCAGCACGCGCGCGTCGATATCGTTTTTACGAAGCGCCTTTGGCAGCGCTCCGGCCACGTCGCCGAGCCCGCCCTTTTTTGCGAGGGGGGCGCACTCGGGCGACACGTGCAGGATCTTTAGTACAAATTCATGTTCCTTTTCCATTTTAATGTCCGCGGAATACGGTACCATAAGCCTTTTCACAATATTCGTGCACCACCCTATGCGTATTAAAGTAGCTTGCGTTCACAGCTATTGCGAATTTCATCATGCCTATCCACCGTTTGCGGTCGGTGTAATAGGCGGGAATGATCTTCTCTTCCAGCTTATTATAGAGGTCCACGGCGTCTTCCGCCTCATTATACTCCACCATTCCGTTCTCCGTAGGCTCCGGCCCGATCGCCCATCCGGTCCTGCCCTCGATGCAGCCCTCTATCCACCAGCCGTCGAGGACGGAGAAGTTCATGACGCCGTTATGGACGCACTTCATGCCGCTCGTGCCGGAGGCTTCGCGCGGACGTATCGGTGTGTTGAGCCAGATGTCGACGCCGGAGGTGATGAACTTCGCGGGGCCCATGTTGTAATTTTCGATGAAGACCACCGGAAGCTCCGCGCCGAGCTCCTTCGCGATCCTGTTTATCTTTTGAAGGATGTCCTTTCCCGGTTCGTCGTGCGGATGCGCCTTGCCGGAGAAGACGAACTGCACCTTGCCCTTGCCGATCTCCACCAAACGCCGGATATCGCTGAATACGAGGTCAGCCCTTTTGTAGGTCGCGGCGCGGCGCGCGAAGCCGATCGTCAGCACGTCGGGGTCGAGCTGCTGTCCCGTCTCTTCGAGCACGAAAGCAAGCAGCTTCATCTTTGCCGCCTGATGGGCCTTCCATATCTCCTCATCCGGGATATGCAGGGCCTGCATCAGCCGCGAGGGGTCGTTTCGCCAGCCGGGGATGCGGGCGTCATAAAGGTTTGCGAAACTCGGCGAGGTCCAGGTCGTCGAGTGGACGCCGTTGGTTATCCAGTCGATCGACTCGTTGCCGAACATCGCGCGGCTGACGAGCGCATGTTTGTGCGACACGCCGTTGACATAGCGGGAGAGCTTGAGCGCGAGATCCGTCATCGAAAGGCCGTTGCCGCCGATGTGCTGGCGCAGTATCTGGGCCACGTCGCCGTCCATCACCTCGTCTATGAGGTCGTAGGAGAAGAAATCGTGCCCGGCCGCCACCGGCGTATGCGTGGTGAATATGACCTGGTTCCTCACCTTTTCGATGTCGCCGTAGCCCTGTTCGCGCAGAAGTTCGAGCGTGAGGAAGCCGGCGTGCCCCTCGTTGAGGTGGAAGGTCGAAATATTACGGTAACCCATGTCGCGCAGCAGGCGCAGACCGCAGATGCCGAGTATCAGCTCCTGGCAGAGGCGGTATTTGTTGTCGCCGCCGTATAGCTCCGCCGTCAGCAGGCGGTCTTCCGGAAGGTTCTCCGGCAGGTCCGTGTCGAGGAAATAGATCGGCAGCGGGTGCTCCGTCTGCCCTATCAGCATATAGCACCAGGCGCCCACAGTAACCGGACGCCCGTTCATCGTGATCGTCACGCGGTTCGGCAGCTGCGTCATGAAGTCACGCGGATTCCACTCGACCGGATATTCGGTCTGCCGTCCCTCCCGGTTGATCTTCTGGGCGAAATAACCCTTTTTGTAAAGCAGCGTCATCGCCACCATCGGCACCCCGAGGTCCGAGGCGCTCTTTAAAATATCGCCCGCGAGCACGCCGAGCCCGCCCGAATAGGTCGGTATCTCCGGCATGAGCGCGATCTCCATCGAGAAATAGGCTGTATTCCTGAAAGCCGGGTCGTGTTCAAGCGTCGCCAGCAGCGAGTTTGCAAGGTTCGTTCCGTAATTCATTCCGTTCATCTTCTCCGATCCGTCTGTATTCTGTTCGCCTTTTGTTTTCATGTCCGACTGTTCCCTCATGCGCGGCATGATGTCGCGTATCGCTACCGCCGCGGCGGTGGGGCGTTCCCTCGTGTTGCCGCGCGCCTTTCTGAGGTCTTCGAGCAGCGGCCTGATGAAATCCCTGCCCGAGGATTCCTCCGCGATCTGAGCGGCGCGGAGGGCGTATGATATGACCTGCCTCGTTTCGACGCCGGCGACGTCGTTGAAGAACCAGGCGCACGAGGTGTAGGCGAACATGCGCATACGTTCCATCTCGATCAGGCCGGCGATCCTCTCCGATACCTTTTCCGACAGATCGCCGAATCTCTCCGTGACGAAGGCCCTCCTTCGTTCCGCCCTCTCCTCCGCGCTGGGCGCGAGCCCGCATTTATAGAGGTCGACGGCCTCGTTGCGCAGCTTCCAGGGATCGCCGTAGACTGAGATCTTTTCCTCAAAAAGTTCGTCGGTTTTGGCGGCGAGGTTGTCGAACGCCTCCCGCAGCGGTCCCCGCCATTTCTGGTTCCAGCCCGGTTCTCCTCCCGTGTGGCAGCCGCAGTCGCTCTGCCACCGTTCGACGCCATGCGCGCAGGACCAGGAGGTATTTTCTTCGATTATGCAGCTCGCCGTGGGCGGATGTTCGGCGAGGAATCCTTCTATAGATGGCAGGTTTATCCTCTCGTCCAGCTCCATCTGTTCGAACATTCGCGCGAGGGCCATCTCTCCGAATTTGTGATGATGCCCGTAACTCTCTCCGTCGGTCGCCGTCACGAGCAGGCGGTCCTCGCCCTCCGCCGCGGAGCGCACGGCGGCGTCTTTGAAAAGGTCACCGTTGTTCAGCAGCCCGCCGAAGGCGATGCCCTGCGCCAATCCGGCGTGATAGAAAATTATCGTGATAGAGCGGCCGGAGGGCAATTCACAGCGGTACGGGCGCGTGACGTCGAGGTTTGCCCCTCGCGAGGTCAGTATGGGGCTGCCGTCGACGATCACCGCCTTGCACTGGTGCGGGGCGAGTATCGTAAACTCCACGCCGCAGGCCGCAAGCGTCTCCAGCGTGGGAATATCGACGGCCGTCTCCGGCAGCCACATGCCCTTTGGCGCGCGCCCGAAACGGTATTTGAAATCCTCGGTTCCCCAGACCGTCTGCGTCAGCCGGTCACGCTCCGAGGCGAGCGGCATTATTACATGGTTGTAGGCCTGGGCGATCGCCCTTGATTGTGATTCTATCAGTGTCTTATTGAGAGACGGAGAATGTGCCTCTATCCATCGGTGAAGCGTGGGGCCAAAATTGAAGCTCAGTTTTGCGTAATTGTTGATCTCCGTTTTTATGCGTCCGTCCGTTCCAAGTATCCTTGCGCAGCTGTTTGGCAGATAGCACTCGGAACAGACGCGTTCGTTCCAATCGTGCGCCGGACTGGCGGTTGGGTCCCGCGGGATCGTTCCCGTCCATGGGTCTTCACGCGGAGGCTGATAAAAATGTCCGTGAATCGCGATGTTTATCAAATGCGAGCCTCCTCAAAAAATTTAATTGCCATAAAGCCATGGCATGATATGATTATACTATCAAGAGCTGGAATTAGTCATAAGCGAATGTAAATAGACTAAAACTATCTAAAAGAGGAGGAAGCCAGATGCTTGAAGATCTTTCTGCGCACGTACTGGACATTTCCGAAAACAGCACGATGGCCGGAGCCGACGAGGTGGAAATAACCATAAACGAAGATGAAAGAGAAGATCTGCTCCTCTTTTCGGTAAAAGACAACGGACGCGGCATGAGTCCGGAGTTTGTCGCGAAGGTGACCGACCCGTTCACGACGACGCGGACGACGCGGCGCGTCGGCATGGGGCTGCCCTTTCTGCGCCAGTCCGCGGAGCTCTGCGGCGGGGCGCTGGTGATC
The window above is part of the Cloacibacillus evryensis DSM 19522 genome. Proteins encoded here:
- a CDS encoding RrF2 family transcriptional regulator, whose amino-acid sequence is MAITQKCQYALRAIYELARRQQEGPCKIGAVAEAQNIPVRFLENILSSLKSAGVVDSARGKDGGYFLAKPADAITVGEVIRFIQGPLGPVECGTRMEDDCSLYEDCVFRPLWDKAREALEVVYDGTTFQDLVNQSDNSCHRPDCWCGKRIKN
- the glgP gene encoding alpha-glucan family phosphorylase, giving the protein MINIAIHGHFYQPPREDPWTGTIPRDPTASPAHDWNERVCSECYLPNSCARILGTDGRIKTEINNYAKLSFNFGPTLHRWIEAHSPSLNKTLIESQSRAIAQAYNHVIMPLASERDRLTQTVWGTEDFKYRFGRAPKGMWLPETAVDIPTLETLAACGVEFTILAPHQCKAVIVDGSPILTSRGANLDVTRPYRCELPSGRSITIIFYHAGLAQGIAFGGLLNNGDLFKDAAVRSAAEGEDRLLVTATDGESYGHHHKFGEMALARMFEQMELDERINLPSIEGFLAEHPPTASCIIEENTSWSCAHGVERWQSDCGCHTGGEPGWNQKWRGPLREAFDNLAAKTDELFEEKISVYGDPWKLRNEAVDLYKCGLAPSAEERAERRRAFVTERFGDLSEKVSERIAGLIEMERMRMFAYTSCAWFFNDVAGVETRQVISYALRAAQIAEESSGRDFIRPLLEDLRKARGNTRERPTAAAVAIRDIMPRMREQSDMKTKGEQNTDGSEKMNGMNYGTNLANSLLATLEHDPAFRNTAYFSMEIALMPEIPTYSGGLGVLAGDILKSASDLGVPMVAMTLLYKKGYFAQKINREGRQTEYPVEWNPRDFMTQLPNRVTITMNGRPVTVGAWCYMLIGQTEHPLPIYFLDTDLPENLPEDRLLTAELYGGDNKYRLCQELILGICGLRLLRDMGYRNISTFHLNEGHAGFLTLELLREQGYGDIEKVRNQVIFTTHTPVAAGHDFFSYDLIDEVMDGDVAQILRQHIGGNGLSMTDLALKLSRYVNGVSHKHALVSRAMFGNESIDWITNGVHSTTWTSPSFANLYDARIPGWRNDPSRLMQALHIPDEEIWKAHQAAKMKLLAFVLEETGQQLDPDVLTIGFARRAATYKRADLVFSDIRRLVEIGKGKVQFVFSGKAHPHDEPGKDILQKINRIAKELGAELPVVFIENYNMGPAKFITSGVDIWLNTPIRPREASGTSGMKCVHNGVMNFSVLDGWWIEGCIEGRTGWAIGPEPTENGMVEYNEAEDAVDLYNKLEEKIIPAYYTDRKRWIGMMKFAIAVNASYFNTHRVVHEYCEKAYGTVFRGH
- a CDS encoding glycogen synthase; translation: MEKEHEFVLKILHVSPECAPLAKKGGLGDVAGALPKALRKNDIDARVLMPAWPGVLDRARELSALPSRPLGTVSAALNWRSLSAKLWRASIDGLPIYILENDELFANENIYPEEMSAATAEPMIFLSYAAFELSRAARWKPQIIHAHDWPTAIIPSALRWHRHYSSMAGDFDSVYTIHNMAHQGLFQQECLNGWGFLPDSFSALDPASLEFYGLVNLMKGAINTSEAVTTVSPSYSWDIQTHDGGFGLDGVMSTNKSKLRGILNGIDYDVWNPHTDPLLPAHYDVSHRDGKKSCRRALMEGFGWEDDGRPLIIFVGRLTEQKGVDIMLEALERFMPDKIFALIIGSGNEFYNRKLSDFETSHSSSVRTVTAFSEESAHLAYAAGDILLMPSLFEPCGLSQLIAFAYGTIPVARATGGLADTVIDADSSPDGTGFLFTDYSIAELEEALNRALAAKDEPERWSRIVRNAMKEDFSWNSSAKEYAALYRNIISSD
- the glgC gene encoding glucose-1-phosphate adenylyltransferase — translated: MIHGKYGRVLGMVLAGGKGERLMPLTRYRAKPAVPFAAKYRIIDFALSNMVNSGLFSIYCLIQFKSQSLHEHIGKGWQFGSALRGRDFFVNVVPAQMWDGERWYEGTADAIFQNMHLVTLFDADRVCIFAADHVYKMDVEQMLAYHMDNNADITVAAYVVPSSEASQFGCIATDAEGRIIDFVEKPAVPPEIPGRPGYSFVSMGNYIFEREILEESVLSDNERKDSSHDFGRDILPMLFKGYKLMAYDFSTNKLPGDDRPYWKDVGSIKAYWEAHMDLLRHPSALSLYNQQWPIRTVSYSDPPGFTYPANDHSCSVDGCLRAEASRVLGAYVRKSVLSRNCVINSGSVIEETIIGQNVHIGENCRLRRVIVDAHNVIPNGTSIGFDPVADTERYHVDPSSGLVVVGMPKIQLRKKLQIPGAYENMFTADGAGF